From Panthera tigris isolate Pti1 chromosome B4, P.tigris_Pti1_mat1.1, whole genome shotgun sequence:
TGGTATGTAACTTAATTATCAAAGTGCTTTCATATCATAGCATATTCTATTCTTAAAAAACTGTCATTCTAGGCTATTATCTTCAtcttcatcttacagatgaagaactgACATTCCATGATATGGAAAGTGACTTGTCCCAAATCCTAAATACCCTGTAAGACCAAGTCTCCTATCTAGATCTTGTTAATGCAAAGTCTGATTAGCACTCAAACTTATGTCCTCCTATGGTATAATACTTCATTTACTTTAACAAGCACAAAAGATCTGGAATTTATTTGTGAATTCAGGTATATACAGGATAGTTTACCTCTATGGAGTTTCtctaaacaaagtaaaaaaacaaaaacaaacaaacaaacaaaagaaattgaagttttAGCATCTATTATGGGTGCTTATTTAATTTATGTAGTTTTGATTCTCATGGATTGATTGGTGTTGGCTTTTTCTCCTGACATCTGATATCCATAAATTCTAAGAAACTACCAATTTTCATGACTACAAAGccttaatattcatatatataaagaaaatttcaaaaagatacCAAACGTTTTATAGTATAGTGGTCCTTACTTTACCTGTTATACCATTTCCAAAGGTGGCAGTTAATAACTGACTGTTGCTGGTTAGAAAAGGGCATAATGTAACAAACTATGAAACAAATGTACAATACTTCCATGGAGAAATGTTTCTCCTTCATCCTAGTCTACCAtcagtttaaaaataatcaggagAATTGTACATGTTAAACTTCCAGATTTCTTAATTATACAAACTCTAAAGCTAAGACATAACAGAAATTTCATGTCAATACCATCTTTAAAGTAGTTTTTGATTAATGTGCAATCCTTTTTAAAGTGATGGATTAATATAGCTTCAATGCAAAAAATAGAAACCACAGATTGAACAATTTTGTTGAAGCTCTGCATcatcttgttttcatttgaaaaagacTATTATAATTTTGGGCTTCTGAATGACAATAAAGAGTGGTAACTTTTTGCTAAACTAATCTAGTAAGTTTTTAATAGGCAAGATCAACTCTTTAGAAAGAAGTATTTTATTCTAACACCTCCCTCTTTTACCTGTTTCAATGTAAAATTACGataatctatttttcttaagtCAGTAGATCTCaaattttattatacataaaaatCTCGAGACACTTGTTAAAAGTGCAAGTTCCTAGACCATACTCTTAAAAACTGTTGTCCCAGATACTCATTAACCTATAAGCAGTATCTTTAAGATCCTATTCTTGACCTACTAGTATGCATGCCTTCTTGAGGATAATAGAAATGACTGAGGAATTAGTTAAAATTCTCCAGCTCTTCTCCGaccactcatttattcaatagcAATTTACAGAAAACATACTATATACACGTACTAAGAAGCACAGCTTTATGTAtacatttagaattaaaaaaaaaaagaatttaaatattttaaaagatcttactTGTTTCTTAGCAGTACGCTCAGCTTGTACTTGTTCATATTCTTCCTGTGCTTTTtgatttgatgttttctttttatttttccttggaaTAGTAATGGAGCTTTTTAAGATAAAGATATGTAAGTCAAAGGATTAAAAATGGTGCAACCAAAATTATGACACAATTATGTCAAATATAGTACTTGCACAGTAAAATGTCACTGATGCAAATGAACAGAGCAAGGAAGAGAGGCTGGAAGAGGACATCAATCTTATtagtaaaatgtcaaaaaaaatatattaaaaatatagttacagctttcaaaatacaattaaaaaataattataaataagtaattatagAGACTCTTTGAGAAATATTTCAACCAGGGACAACACAGAACGCTTTGAAAGATtctaaaatgttaacaaacaGGAAAGCAGCACAAGAATGACAGAAATGACAGTAGGAAGAAAACCTTAAATTGAAGGATGTTACAGAAGTTGTGGGTGGTACATGAACTTTAATCCCAAACTGCTTTGATCAACTTGTCTCTACTTAACCTATTCAATCATGAATGACTACACCTTGAACCTAGTCCCCATTTAAAACTGTTCTATATTAAAGTACTTCTCCCTCTGATGTCCCACTCTAATCTAATTCAACTACTGAAGCTCAGATGACATTCATTTCTCAAGCTATCTGATTCAGTAATTAATCTTCCTTTTCCCAGTCTCAATTTTTCACACCAATTCACAACTACAATAAAACATATTTCAACAGTTCCTTTCTTGAACAAATGCATAAATTATTCATTACCAGACTCTATGTACTGTTCTAACTATCAGTCTTATTCCTTGTCCTTTCATTGTCAAATAcctagaaagaacagaaaatagacTACAGATGTCATATCACATTCACTCCTTAACTCCTTGCAATTTGGCATTTGTTCTCTTTAATGAAACTATCCACGTCAAAAATGGCCTTCTAGTCAAATATGAAGATTGAATCAATGGGCATTATTTAGTCTCATTTAATTGGCCATTCactatttttgaaaacttcattCCCTTAGTTCTAGTGACAttcttctctcctgctcatgttttcctttcttgcacCAGGTTTTTCCCCAAGTGTTTCCCTTCTTGGTCTCCATTCTTTAGGTAGTTACATCCACGTTAATAAAGACTATCTACTGAAAATCTCTCCAAAGTCACCAATGATTACTTAAACCATAAATCCAAAGACTTGTTCTTAAAGTCCCGTTTTTCTTGGACTTTACAGTGTTTGATACATGAACAATCTCTACTTTCTACAACTGTCCTCTGCTGACTTCATTGTTTCTGTATTCCCCTTTCTCCAATTATGACACTTCTATTTAACTTCTTCAGTAACTTTCTCCTGCTTTGACCTCAAAGTTAAGAAATCTTTAACAATATGATTTTTACCTTCATATTGTGTCTCGTGGTTTAACCCTCCTTACCTCAATTATTACCAAGAATGACAGAAACCTGCATTTCTAGATTTGCCAGAACTATACATCCATTATTCAATAATATGACGCACATGCCTACTGACGAAATTGAATTTTTAGCATCTCTGTTTCTATTTGCAATTGTACTTTTTCCTGGGGTCTTATTTCCTGTTACTTTTACCACAAGTAGCTAACAactttaagcaatctctacacccaaagtggggcttgacgTGACAagcctgaaaccaagagtcacacactctacccactgagccagccaggcaccccgaaggGAGGCAGTGAGCGCTCCAGATACTAACAACTTTAAAGAACGGTATTTTAGTGAACTAAAAAGTTAAGAGTCCCAAGTAACAGCTGGATTCTGTGCCAGTTTAGGTTTTAGCACATTTTAACTTGAGGTATGCACAGAGAAAGTTAAGTCAGCTCTTTTAAAACCCAAGTGTTATACAGCTATGCCATCTATTTGTTTAATTGCAACCAAGTCTATgtcctctgggggaaaaaatctagaATAGTAGTAACAGCAGCAGCTAACACCTATGTAGTACTTCCTATATACCACACACCTTTTTAAATACCTTACAGAAATAAACCAGTCTTCATAGCACCATGAGATGGGTCAGGAGTACCACAGAGTCTGTGTGAATATCCATTCTGGAGTTGAACAAATGGCAGCTCTGAATCACATACTTCTTATTATCATTTCTATCTCAAAGAAGAGGCACCAGTATGTTAAGTCCAGCTCCAGAGTCTGACGTTAACCACTATACTATAATATCTCTCAAAgtagttgttggtttttttcaaCATGTACTACTAACAAGAGTTTACCATGGTCCAAAAAAGTTAAATGCATTTGAGGCTGAAATCCAAAACCCACATCTTTTAATTCCAACTTCATTACTTCTTCCACTAACATAAATTAGCCTAATTCAGTCATTTTAGCTAAAAAGAAAGCttccctgaaaatattttcacataattcACTGTGATTTCTAAAATgccttaaataagaaaaattcaaaattccacAAACTGTCCTATAAACTCTTTCATAAAACACTACTTCTATCTAAAggacttgaaaagaaaataatacatacttTATTCTTATGCTATGTTGCTCTGCTGCCTGAGGCTGCTCAGCACTACAATGTTCTTCAGACAAAGCTTGGGCAGTGCTACATTGTTCTTTCAGCAAAGGTTGATCAACTTGTTCTTGTGATAAAGGCTGTTCAACTTTTCTAAGTTGCTTCCTGAGTCTTTCCTCTTCAGCTAAATAAAGATGTTTTAGATGATCAGGGTATCGATCTGTGAACTGGGATTCCTGTGAGGTTTgagccttcttttccttccacagCAATTTCTTGTAATTTTGCTGAATCTTCAGTTTTCTTTGGAATGCGAAGCCTTGTCCTATTGAAGAATATCAGTCATATATTAactttctcagaaaataaattgcaTGAAAAATGTAGCTATTAATTTAACATGGAAAACTTTTTACATCATCACATTCAGAAACTCGAATTACTTTACTAGCAAAACTAGTTTTGCTTTAAGAAGTCATTTCATAAAACAAGTTTAAGAGAATGTAATGAATAGTATGCTGGTCCTTCGCAAAAAGACAAAGCTAATATTAGTCATACACACTCAATAAtctcaaagaagagaaaatgactaATGTTACATAACTCCAACTGACTGCAcccaaaatcaaaatgaattccTTCATTCATCTAAAACACTTACTCTAGGTCTCCAATACTTTCAGAAAAAACTCACATCAATTATTTTACCTTAGAAAAGCACAGTATGACTGATTTTCGAAAGAAATTCAgtacaaaaaagagaagacagtgcATGATTTTCTGTACAGCTAGCAATTACGAGAAAACTGAACTTACAGCTTATACATTCCACATGGGATTTGAGGACACGTGCAGAcagcaagacaaaataaaaacaaactaaaacgaAGTTCATTAAGATCAATAAAAGAAAACGGTTTCCAAAGCTTTGGGATATTTGTAATCAGCAAGGATTTGGGGCAGTACATTTCGGTCCCATCTTTCTCTATATCCTTTGCCTTAATACATGCAGAAGTGGACCCATAGATGCTCTGCTTAcagtttcacagaaaaattgtaagaaaaacaaTTCTGATCAAGAATGGGGTTAAGTCGGGAAACACGTTTAAAGATTTAGTTAGCAACACCGCCTCATCTTCCATTCCTGAGCTATGGGAAGCCCATAGCTCCCATATTCCCATATTCCCTCTGCCCCAAGGAGGTCCGGGAATGGCCCCCTCTGCCCCAAGGATGTCCGGGTCTGGATCCTAAAGTCTTCTTCCCTGCTATGGCGAGTCTCATATCCTAAGATTTCGCAGGCCTGAGGATTTGTAAAAGGCTGCCTTCTTACATACCCTCTCGAACGCTTCCCACGAAGGCCTGCTGATGATTAGATCGCCACGTCCTctgcttcacatttttttttctgaatgcgACCGGGGAAACTCCGTCGCTACGTGACCCAAAATTCCCTGCCGGCCACCGAGCCGCCGGCCTCACCGGCGCCATGGCACACCAACCAAGTCGCCAGGAAAAATCACAATGGACGCTGTGAAAGTACGTCATGAGACAAAAGCAATCAATCACCCAACTAGAGTCCAGATCGGAGACGTATTCATACGGTCTGAGTTACTTGCGACCGAGCCCTCGCCTTGCGGCTACGTTTGCGCCACCTACAGCCCGGGAGGGTGAGCGTCATGGCGGCGTCTTTTCCGCTCCCAGTGACCCAGGACCTGTTCACGTTGCGTGCCAAGTTGCAGGGACTGCTGCAGTTCCTGAGAGAAGCCCTGTCCATTTCCAGTGCACATACGGTGGACTTCTACACTGAGTCCGTGTGGAAGCAACTGGTCGACTTGCCCCCGGAGACCGTGCTGGGGGTGCTGAGGCGGTCAGCGGCCGAGGCGGAGGCTCGGTCCCCCGAGGCGCGCCTCCTGGTGGAAGCCGAGATGGGATCAGGTGAATGGCAAGTGGGCGGGGCGGGCTGGGAGCCGAGAGACAATCCGGCCCAACAGAGAGTCTCCCTAGCGGAAGAAGAGCGGAAACAGGTGTGCGGTGGGGCGGGCAGAGGCGGGGCCGGGAGGCACTCGCTTCGGGGCAGCGGAAGCGGGGTCGGGTTCGTGGCAGGGTGGGCCTGGTACGTTCTTCCGGGTTATCTCTATCGTCCTTGGGTGCttgtgtattttccaaatttaaagaGACAGGGAATCGTGCAGGAGCGTTGTTCTTTGAGTAATTCAACAAAAAGTTTTTGAATGGTGGGAAACAAGACGAACAATGCTTTTAGATTCCAAGTGGAAACGGCAGAAGATAAATCAACCCTTTATGAAATACATCAAGATAATTTAAGATAATAAtggccaagaaaaaataaatgaaaacagatgtgATAGCGATTGTGTGAGGAGACTGCTCTAATTTAGGTGCTAAGAAGTAGGAGAAGGCGCCAGCCTGCAGTGAGCCACAGGAAAGGATTTCAGGAACCAAAGAGGCCCAGAGGCACAAAAGAGCAGGAGTGGTTGAGGTTCTGTAGAAAAGCTTGAGTGTCTAGAGCCAGGCATGGGGAAATGGCAGGTGTGGTCAGGGAGGTAAGCAGGGGCCGGATCACGCAGGATCTCCAGTCCTCTGAAATTTTAAGTGTGATGGGAAAACTTTGGAGTCATTTGGTCAATATGGGGACTTAATGTaagttatatttgaaaaaaaatagttttaataattgTTTGAAGAACAGACTAATGGAGCAAAAGGTGAGAGTCCAGTTAGAATGCCATTTCTGTAGTACAAGAAAGAGATGCCTGTGTCATGGAATAGGATGGTAGTAGTGAAGACCTGAAATATATACCCGAAATATGTACCAGTTCACGTGAAAATTGTTTGTAAAGTATCTACTGTGTGCCATGAATTTTTGTAGGCTCTTGGGTTTCTTGCCTTGGAGAAATTTAGATTCTACTGAGGTGAGTACATGTTAGAAGCAGAGATGACAGGACACCGTCAGGCTTCTGGAATTTCTTCCCTTTTGCTACTAGGCTTTCCCAACTTTGCACTTACTTTATTCACTGAGCATTCTCCGAAATACAAAGTACCACTAGAGGGTCCTCCTGTAATAGGTAAATACTGGTTTCTTTAAAGGTACTGTTCATTGTAGAAAAGTTACACATCTCTTCAGTTTGCTCTCTTAATACCCAGTACTCACCTAGTAACAGGGCTTAAATTCTCAGtgtacatttgttgaatgaatgaatgactcatgGTAgctcctaaaaaagaaaaaaaaaaaaaaaaaaaccccagcaattAAATATGAAGCCCAAGACTTTCATATGGGTTTTCACACAATAAAAGAATTAGATTGTTTGCATATCCTAATGATAATAATAGggttatttgatatttattatttactctaCCGTGTGCTaagtgttttcttaaatattttctcttttaacatttatatcaGGCTTGCAAGATGGGTTCTGTTTTCGCTTCTTTGTGAAATTGCAACTTGAAATAGTTTATCAGGGTCACAGCAATGGAGATTCAAACTTGCATCATCTGAGGTCTTCACTGTAATGAAAGTTTATTCTGAATTATCTAAGAGTGAATTACAAAGGCTATTATCAAAGCCAACATTTTTATGACACGACTACATTCCTTtgttctggtttgtttttattgttttcccttttaagaatataagaattgttttgttcactgctgtatccctagtACAGTGCCCAGTCACTATAagtggttaataaatatttggtaaatgaatgaatgagtgacacCACTTACTTGTTCTCTTGGGCTAGGAGTAAAATACTACTATCTTTTGGGAAAACCTTACAATCAATTTTTTAGTTATCCAACAACAGTGGAGTCTAGACCAGATTGTTCACTTTTGAAAAGTACCTGGCCCTGCATACTTTTATACATAATATTCACTTGTGCAAATGGTCAGCTGCCtttactattaaaataatgaatt
This genomic window contains:
- the CCDC59 gene encoding thyroid transcription factor 1-associated protein 26 isoform X1; the encoded protein is MTYFHSVHCDFSWRLGWCAMAPVRPAARWPAGNFGSRSDGVSPVAFRKKNVKQRTWRSNHQQAFVGSVREGQGFAFQRKLKIQQNYKKLLWKEKKAQTSQESQFTDRYPDHLKHLYLAEEERLRKQLRKVEQPLSQEQVDQPLLKEQCSTAQALSEEHCSAEQPQAAEQHSIRINSITIPRKNKKKTSNQKAQEEYEQVQAERTAKKQEFEKRKQEREEAQRLYKKKKMEVFKILSKKTKKGQPNLNLQMEYLLKKIQEKN
- the CCDC59 gene encoding thyroid transcription factor 1-associated protein 26 isoform X2, with amino-acid sequence MTYFHSVHCDFSWRLGWCAMAPVRPAARWPAGNFGSRSDGVSPVAFRKKNVKQRTWRSNHQQAFVGSVREGQGFAFQRKLKIQQNYKKLLWKEKKAQTSQESQFTDRYPDHLKHLYLAEEERLRKQLRKVEQPLSQEQVDQPLLKEQCSTAQALSEEHCSAEQPQAAEQHSIRIKNDNKKYVIQSCHLFNSRMDIHTDSVVLLTHLMVL